ATGATCGACAGCGGGATCTGGGTGTGGCGGAACTCGTCCATGGCGCCGAAGGCGGCGGCCGTGCGCCAGGCGCTGTCGCGGCCGAAGCGGGCGGCGCGCAGGTTGCCGATCACCGCGGCGAACTCGGCCAGCGGCAGCGCGGCGGCGTGCAGCTTGAGCCCGTTGCGCCAGCCCGGGTCGAGCTTGGCGAATTCCTCGCGGTTGCCCACGACGGCGCAGATCGCATGCACGCTGGCGTCCTTGGCGGCCTGGTTGCGGACGTACTCGGTGTAGCTGGTGCGATAAGGCTCGTCCCAGTCCTGCCAGGCCTCCTGCGGCAGCCACGGCCGGCCGGCCATCACCTCCGGAAAGACTTCACGCTCGTCGACGTAGGAGAAGCGCCAGTCGAGCTTGCGCGCCAGGTCATGCCACTCGTCACGTCGCAGCATGGTCGTGCTCCACGCCGCCGGCCGGTTTCATCGGCAAGGTGAAGAAGAAGGTGGCGCCCCGGCCCGGTTCGGACTCGACCCAGATGCGGCCGCCGTGGCGTTCGACCGCCTTCTTGCAGATGGCCAGGCCGATGCCGGTGCCCGGGTACTGCTCGTCGGTGTGCAGGCGCTGGAACACCTGGAAGATGCGCTGGGCATGCTCCGGCGGGATGCCGATGCCGTTGTCGCGCACGTGGAACAGCCACTCCTGCCCGCGCGGCTCCGCGCCGATCTCGATCAGTGGCGGCGTTTCGCCGCGGAACTTGACGGCGTTGCCGATCAGGTTCTGCAGCAGCAGGGTCATCTGGGTCATCTCGATCGGGGCCTGCGGCAGCGATTGGCGGCGGACCTCGGCGCCGGCCTCGGCCAGTGCCGGCGCGAGGTTTTCCAGCGCGTGGTCGAGCGCCCGGTTGCAGTCGACGGGTTCGGAGCCGATTGGGCTGCGCCCGGCGCGGGAGTAGGTCAAAAGGTCGTTGATCATGACCTGCATGCGCTTGCCGCCAGCGACGATGAAGCCGATGAAGTCGTCGGCATCGGCGTCGAGCTTGCCGGCATAGCGTTGCCGGATCAGCTCGGCATATCCGACGATGGCGCGCAGCGGTGCCTGCAAATCGTGCGAGGCGGCGTAGGCGAACTGCTGCAGCTCGTCGTTGGAGTGCTGCAGTTCCGCGGTGCGCGCGCGCACGCGGCTCTCCAGCGCCTCGTTCATCTGCGTGAGCGTGCGGTGGGCCTCTTTCATTTCGGTGATGTCGATGCAGGAGCCGATGTAGCCGGCAAAGCCACCGTTTGGCGTGAAGCGCGGCACGCCTTGGTCGAGGACCCAGCGGTATTCGCCGTCGGCGCGGCGCAGGCGGTATTCCATGCGGAAGGGCCGGCGCTGCACGAAGGCGTTCAGGAAGATCGTCATGCAGGGCTGGA
The sequence above is a segment of the Nevskiales bacterium genome. Coding sequences within it:
- a CDS encoding ATP-binding protein is translated as MALDLEHPTSGDASPGSERRHELRFNIVEPHQRRQKLFEQLRESEERFRNMADCAPVLLWMAEPDGLCSFFNKTWLDFTGRTLEEELGNGWAEGVHAEDFQPCMTIFLNAFVQRRPFRMEYRLRRADGEYRWVLDQGVPRFTPNGGFAGYIGSCIDITEMKEAHRTLTQMNEALESRVRARTAELQHSNDELQQFAYAASHDLQAPLRAIVGYAELIRQRYAGKLDADADDFIGFIVAGGKRMQVMINDLLTYSRAGRSPIGSEPVDCNRALDHALENLAPALAEAGAEVRRQSLPQAPIEMTQMTLLLQNLIGNAVKFRGETPPLIEIGAEPRGQEWLFHVRDNGIGIPPEHAQRIFQVFQRLHTDEQYPGTGIGLAICKKAVERHGGRIWVESEPGRGATFFFTLPMKPAGGVEHDHAAT
- a CDS encoding toluene monooxygenase; translation: MLRRDEWHDLARKLDWRFSYVDEREVFPEVMAGRPWLPQEAWQDWDEPYRTSYTEYVRNQAAKDASVHAICAVVGNREEFAKLDPGWRNGLKLHAAALPLAEFAAVIGNLRAARFGRDSAWRTAAAFGAMDEFRHTQIPLSIMHELLRHDRQFDWTHKFFHSNNWVAIAGRHMIDELLLGSNPIEFAIATNFVFETGFTNLQFIGLSSMANAAGDHMFEKMVNSIQTDEARHAQIGLPVLRKVV